A single region of the Bombus fervidus isolate BK054 chromosome 18, iyBomFerv1, whole genome shotgun sequence genome encodes:
- the LOC139996360 gene encoding putative fatty acyl-CoA reductase CG5065: MDTINKTANENGIKTLEEFYAGCGILVTGASGFVGKGLLEKLIRVCPRITAIFILIRPKTNETIEQRFKKIMDDPIYDGIKAKNPSLFSRVYPVKGDVSMPNLGLSREVRNLLLEKVNIVFHLAATVRFNEPLSVAVNVNTKGTARVIELWNELKHPVSFVYVSTAYSNANLHEIGEKVYTTSLSPSEVIDMCDKFDKMSINLLEKRILKTYPNTYTFSKNLAEQIVANKCKDLPVAIVRPSIIGASLEEPCPGWIQNISALTGVFLLISKGCATVIPGKKDARVDLVPVDFVVDTMICTAWHVTLHPEHEVKVYNCTSNANPFRWGQIKDAVVKCSIEKPLEDMLWYPDCPMIANRYIYNLRSVFPHVLLAFVIDTFLRLRGSKPIMMKLFKSGKKLFTSVEFFGTREWIFQMDNCFNLTRMVKMLNDSDMVKLNLGDMDWEKYIANYLMGIRKFILRQEFKSTARQRLSRLYWIHQVTKISSRIILLCIILYLLAI, from the exons ATGGATACAATCAATAAAACAGCCAATGAAAATGGGATCAAAACTCTCGAGGAATTCTACGCCGGTTGTGGGATTCTTGTGACTGGAGCAAGCGGTTTCGTTGGAAAAGGTCTCCTGGAAAAACTGATCCGCGTGTGTCCACGCATCACTGccatttttattctaattcgtccaaaaacgaacgaaacgatagAACAACGATTTAAGAAGATCATGGATGATCCC ATTTATGATGGCATTAAAGCAAAGAACCCCTCACTTTTCAGCAGAGTCTATCCCGTTAAAGGTGATGTGAGTATGCCAAATTTAGGACTTTCGCGAGAAGTTAGAAATCTGTTGTTAGAGAAAGTAAACATAGTGTTTCACCTCGCGGCCACTGTGAGATTCAACGAGCCCTTATCTGTGGCTGTTAATGTGAATACAAAAGGTACTGCTCGTGTCATAGAACTTTGGAACGAGCTGAAGCATCCAGTTAGCTTCGTCTACGTTAGCACagcttatagtaatgcgaatCTACACGAGATTGGGGAAAAAGTTTATAC CACGAGCTTGAGTCCTTCGGAGGTAATCGATATGTGTGATAAGTTCGACAAAATGTCGATCAACCTGCTGGAAAAGAGGATTTTAAAAACTTATCCAAATACATACACATTCAGTAAGAATTTAGCAGAGCAGATTGTAGCAAACAAGTGCAAAGATCTGCCAGTTGCGATAGTGCGGCCAAGCATAATTGGTGCCTCTTTGGAAGAACCATGTCCTGGTTGGATACAGAATATTTCTGCATTAACAG GTGTCTTTCTGCTAATCAGCAAAGGATGTGCAACAGTGATACCGGGTAAGAAAGATGCAAGAGTGGATTTAGTGCCCGTCGATTTCGTAGTCGATACGATGATATGTACTGCATGGCATGTCACGCTACATCCTGAGCACGAAGTTAAAGTTTACAACTGCACGAGTAACGCTAATCCTTTTag ATGGGGTCAGATAAAAGATGCCGTGGTGAAATGTAGCATAGAAAAGCCACTGGAGGATATGCTATGGTACCCGGATTGTCCAATGATAGCTAatagatatatttacaatCTTCGGAGTGTATTTCCACATGTTTTGCTTGCGTTCGTCATAGATACATTTTTAAGACTCCGAGGTAGTAAACCAAT aATGATGAAACTTTTCAAAAGTGGCAAGAAGCTGTTCACATCGGTAGAATTTTTCGGCACGCGCGAATGGATTTTCCAAATGGATAACTGTTTCAACTTGACGAGGATGGTAAAAATGTTGAACGATAGCGATATGGTCAAACTAAACTTAGGGGATATGGATTGGGAGAAGTATATCGCAAATTACCTAATGGGAattaggaaatttattttaagacaAGAGTTTAAGTCAACAGCCCGACAACGATTATCAAG GTTGTACTGGATACATCAGGTCACCAAAATATCCtctagaataattttattatgcataatattatatttattggcTATTTGA